The Thermothielavioides terrestris NRRL 8126 chromosome 2, complete sequence genome includes a region encoding these proteins:
- a CDS encoding SPT3-like protein (1| SAGA-like transcriptional regulatory complex subunit Spt3 [Metarhizium anisopliae ARSEF 23] Contains conserved domain TFIID-18kDa[pfam02269], Transcription initiation factor IID, 18kD subunit. This family includes the Spt3 yeast transcription factors) produces MYVSGETGEPSVETTSIIEDIVRQQVIEILRNCTELAARRGSRSITINDLIFQIRDDAPKVSRLRTFLSWKDVRKNVKDSDDKGGDADLGAGEDPVGGVVAGGPVDDSAKKNKKAKVGLPWEPASFFSVEVPEREDEEDEEEEEMNHITLQRLRKADERTKAMTKEEYVTWSEYRQASFTYRKGKRFREWAGFGIVTDSKPSDDIVDILGFLTFEMVQTLTEEALKIKENEDLYRERTGENAGKKRKAPGGGGLFDPPGEGRTPVEPRHIQEAFRRLQQRPKKYRAMLNGTRLQQRTTLRLI; encoded by the exons ATGTACGTGTCCGGCGAGACGGGAGAACCCTCAGTCGAGACGACAAGCATCATCGAGGACATCGTGCGCCAGCAGGTCATTGAGATT CTCCGAAACTGTACCGAGCTAGCTGCCCGCCGCGGCTCGCGTTCCATCACGATCAACGACCTCATCTTTCAGATTCGCGACGACGCTCCCAAGGTGTCCCGGCTGCGCACTTTCCTCTCGTGGAAGGACGTGCGCAAGAATGTCAAGGACTCGGACGACAAGGGCGGCGACGCTGATttgggcgccggcgaggatcccgtcggcggggtcgtcgccggcggcccggTGGACGATTCGGCaaagaagaacaagaagGCCAAGGTCGGCCTGCCCTGGGAGCCGGCGTCGTTCTTCTCGGTCGAGGTGCCCGAgcgcgaggacgaggaggacgaggaggaagaggagatgAACCACATCAcgctgcagcggctgcgcAAGGCGGACGAGCGCACCAAGGCGATGACGAAGGAGGAGTACGTGACGTGGTCCGAGTACCGGCAGGCATCGTTCACCTACCGCAAGGGCAAGCGGTTCCGCGAGTGGGCCGGCTTCGGCATCGTCACGGACAGCAAGCCGTCGGACGACATCGTCGACATCCTCGGCTTCCTGACCTTCGAGATGGTGCAGACGCTCACggaggaggcgctcaagATCAAGGAGAACGAGGACCTGTACCGCGAGCGCACGGGCGAGAACGCGGGCAAGAAGCGCAaggcgcccggcggcggcggcctcttCGACCCGCCCGGCGAGGGCCGCACCCCCGTCGAGCCGCGCCACATCCAGGAGGCCTTCCGCCggctccagcagcggccaAAGAAGTACCGGGCCATGCTCAACGGCACGAggctgcagcagcggacGACTCTCAGGCTGATTTGA
- a CDS encoding acetyl-CoA C-acetyltransferase (acteyl-CoA C-acetyltransferase) has protein sequence MSGQFRRALRVAPQLRTGSARLFSSQACLRQEIRDAYILSASRTPTAKFNGSFVSVPGPQLGAVAIKSALEKSKVPVSKITDVYMGNVLQGSVGQAPARQASIFAGLPPTVEAVTINKVCASGLKAVAFAAQNIQLGLSEAQIAGGFESMSRVPYYVPRASGLPAFGHVKMEDGLIKDGLTDVYDQIHMGNCAENTAKKYGITREAQDQYAIRSYERAQAAWEANAFADEITPVTVQGKKGDTVITTDEGFRDIKLEKVPTLKPAFVRDGTGTVTAANSSTLNDGASALVLGSKAIAQEYGAGSRVLARICSSADAAVDPIDFPVAPAKAVPIALERAGITKDQVAVWEFNEAFAAVIKANEQILGLENARVNPLGGAIALGHALGSSGSRILVTLLHQLKPGEYGVAAICNGGGAATAMVVQRIESV, from the exons ATGTCAGGACAATTCAGAAGGGCGCTGCGGGTGGCGCCGCAGCTTAGGACCGGCTCGGCTCGGCTGTTCTCGTCACAAGCCTGCCTCCGTCAAGAGATCCGGGATGCCTACATTCTGAGCGCATCTCGGACACCAACAGCAAAG TTCAATGGGTCGTTTGTGAGCGTTCCGGGtccgcagctcggcgccgttGCGATCAAGTCGGCCCTCGAAAAGTCGAAGGTTCCCGTCTCTAAGATCACCGATGTGTACATGGGCAACGTTCTGCAGGGCTCCGTCGGGCAGGCCCCGGCGCGTCAGGCCTCCATCTTCGCCGGCCTCCCGCCGACGGTGGAAGCCGTCACCATCAACAAAGTGTGCGCGTCTGGGTTGAAGGCGGTTGCGTTCGCGGCGCAGAACATCCAATTAGGGCTCTCCGAGGCCCAGATCGCCGGCGGGTTCGAGAGCATGTCGAGGGTGCCGTACTACGTGCCGCGTGCTAGCGGGCTGCCTGCCTTCGGCCACGTGAAGATGGAGGACGGGCTCATCAAAGACGGGCTCACCGACGTCTATGACCAGATCCACATGGGCAACTGCGCGGAGAATACGGCCAAAAAGTACGGCATCACAAGGGAAGCGCAGGACCAATACGCCATCCGGTCGTACGAGCGGGCGCAGGCCGCCTGGGAGGCGAATGCCTTTGCCGACGAGATCACTCCGGTGACGGTGcaggggaagaagggcgaCACGGTCATCACGACGGACGAGGGGTTCCGCGACATCAAGCTAGAAAAGGTGCCCACCCTCAAGCCAGCGTTCGTCCGCGACGGTACCGGGACCGTGACGGCGGCGAACTCATCGACGCTCAacgacggcgccagcgcgTTGGTGCTCGGCAGCAAGGCAATTGCGCAAGAGTACGGCGCCGGCTCGCGGGTTCTGGCGCGCATCTGCAGctcggccgacgccgctgtGGATCCCATCGACTTCCCGGTTGCCCCCGCCAAGGCGGTTCCCATCGCCCTGGAGCGTGCCGGCATCACCAAGGACCAGGTCGCCGTGTGGGAGTTCAACGAGGCGTTCGCCGCCGTGATCAAGGCCAATGAGCAG ATCCTCGGCCTGGAGAACGCAAGGGTGAACCCGCTGGGTGGCGCCATCGCGCTGGGCCACGCCCTCGGGAGCTCGGGCTCGCGGATCCTTGTGACGCTGCTCCATCAGCTGAAGCCCGGCGAGTACGGCGTTGCCGCCATctgcaacggcggcggcgcagccacGGCGATGGTGGTGCAGCGGATCGAGTCGGTTTAA